The following coding sequences are from one Capsicum annuum cultivar UCD-10X-F1 chromosome 3, UCD10Xv1.1, whole genome shotgun sequence window:
- the LOC107864063 gene encoding fumarate hydratase 1, mitochondrial, with amino-acid sequence MAMLVAARRLSAVSDSLRYSYSWRFFSTSFREERDTFGPILVPSDKLWGAQTQRSLQNFEIGGDRERMPEPIIRAFGILKKCAAKVNMDYGLDQSIGKAIMQAAEEVAEGKLNDHFPLVVWQTGSGTQSNMNANEVIANRAAEILGHKPGDKHVHPNDHVNRSQSSNDTFPTVMHIAAAMELNKRLVPNLKQLHTSLNSKSVEFKDIIKIGRTHTQDATPLTLGQEFSGYATQVKYGIDRVLCTLPRMYQLAQGGTAVGTGLNTKKGFDIKIAAAVAEETNLPFVTAENKFEALAAHDAFAETSGALNTVAASLMKIGNDIRFLGSGPRCGLGELILPENEPGSSIMPGKVNPTQCEALTMVCAQVMGNHVAVTVGASNGHFELNVFKPMIANALLQSVRLLGDASASFEKNCVRGIQANRERIAKLLHESLMLVTCLNPKIGYDNAAAVAKKAHKEGTSLKDAALNLAVLNCEEFDQLVVPEKMIGPTD; translated from the exons GTTATGGGGGGCACAAACTCAAAGATCATTGCAGAATTTTGAAATTGGGGGTGATCGTGAAAGAATGCCTGAGCCAATCATACGTGCATTCGGTATTCTTAAAAAGTGTGCAGCCAAG GTGAACATGGACTATGGCCTTGACCAATCTATTGGAAAAGCAATAATGCAAGCAGCTGAAGAGGTTGCAGAAGGAAAATTgaatgaccattttcctttggtGGTTTGGCAAACTGGCAGTGGCACTCAAAGTAACATGAATGCTAACGAG GTTATTGCAAATCGAGCAGCTGAAATACTTGGCCATAAGCCAGGAGACAAACATGTGCATCCAAATGACCATGTAAATAGATCGCAATCTTCAAATGATACATTTCCTACG GTGATGCACATTGCTGCAGCGATGGAGCTAAATAAAAGATTAGTACCAAACTTGAAGCAGTTGCATACTTCACTAAATTCAAAG TCAGTCGAATTCAAGGACATTATAAAGATTGGGCGAACCCACACACAAGATGCAACACCTTTGACTCTTGGACAAGAGTTTAGTGGCTATGCAACTCAA GTGAAATATGGAATCGATAGAGTTTTATGCACCCTTCCACGCATGTATCAG CTCGCACAAGGGGGCACAGCAGTGGGGACGGGATTGAATACAAAGAAAGG GTTTGACATAAAAATTGCTGCAGCAGTTGCAGAGGAAACAAATTTGCCATTTGTAACAGCTGAAAACAAGTTTGAAGCATTG GCGGCTCATGATGCATTTGCTGAAACTAGTGGAGCCTTAAATACCGTGGCTGCTTCCCTTATGAAGATTGGGAATGATATACGCTTCTTGGGAAG TGGTCCCCGCTGTGGTCTTGGCGAGCTTATTCTTCCCGAAAATGAACCTGGAAGCAGTATAATGCCT GGCAAGGTAAATCCTACTCAGTGTGAGGCTCTCACCATGGTCTGTGCTCAG GTTATGGGGAATCATGTGGCTGTTACTGTTGGTGCATCAAATGGCCATTTTGAGCTGAATGTCTTCAAGCCGATGATTGCTAATGCTCTCCTACAG TCAGTAAGATTGCTAGGTGACGCATCTGCTTCTTTTGAAAAGAATTGTGTGAGGGGTATCCAAGCTAACAGAGAGAGAATTGCTAAATTGTTGCACGAG TCACTCATGCTCGTCACATGTTTGAACCCA AAAATTGGTTATGATAATGCTGCGGCAGTTGCCAAGAAAGCCCACAAGGAGGGAACCAGTTTAAAG GATGCTGCTCTCAATCTAGCAGTTCTCAACTGTGAAGAGTTTGATCAACTTGTAGTCCCTGAGAAAATGATCGGTCCAACTGACTGA
- the LOC107864062 gene encoding ethylene response sensor 1, which produces MMESCDCIEALMPTGDLLVKYQYLSDFFIAIAYFSIPLELIYFVHKSACFPYRWVLMQFGAFIVLCGATHFISLWTFFMHSKTVAVVMTISKMLTAAVSCITALMLVHIIPDLLSVKTRELFLKTRAEELDKEMGLIIRQEEAGRHVRMLTHEIRSTLDRHTILKTTLVELGRTLDLAECALWMPCQGGMTLQLSHNLNNLIPLGSNVPTNLPIINEIFSSPEAIQIPHTNPLARMRNTAGRCIPPEVVAVRVPLLHLSNFTNDWAELSARSYAVMVLILPMNGLRKWRDHELELVQVVADQVAVALSHAAILEESMRAHDQLMEQNIALDVARQEAEMAIRARNDFLSVMNHEMRTPMHAVIALCSLLLETDLTPEQRVMIETILKSSNLLAALINDVLDLSRLEDGVLELENGTLNLHGILREAINLIKPIASLKKLSITLALAMDLPILAVGDAKRLIQIILNVAGNAVKFTKEGHISIEASVAKPEYARDCHPPEMFPMPSDGQFYLRVQVRDSGCGISPHDIPLVFTKFLEAQTTSNRSTGGGEGLGLAICRRFIQLMKGNIWIESEGLGKGTTVTFVVKLGVSNHPNALPMLPVAPRGRLNKGSDDLFRYRQFRGDDGGMSVNVQRYQRSL; this is translated from the exons ATGATGGAATCCTGTGATTGCATTGAGGCTCTAATGCCAACTGGTGACCTGCTGGTTAAATACCAATACCTCTCAGATTTCTTCATTGCCATAGCCTACTTTTCCATTCCATTGGAGCTTATTTATTTTGTCCACAAATCTGCATGCTTCCCATACAGATGGGTCCTCATGCAGTTTGGCGCATTTATTGTTCTCTGTGGAGCAACACATTTTATTAGCTTGTGGACATTCTTTATGCACTCTAAGACGGTCGCTGTGGTTATGACCATATCAAAAATGTTAACAGCTGCCGTGTCCTGTATCACAGCTTTGATGCTTGTTCACATTATTCCTGATTTGCTAAGTGTTAAAACACGAGAGTTGTTCTTGAAAACTCGAGCTGAAGAGCTTGACAAGGAAATGGGCCTGATAATAAGACAAGAAGAAGCTGGCAGACATGTCAGAATGTTGACTCATGAGATAAGAAGCACACTCGACAGACACACAATCTTGAAGACTACTCTTGTAGAGCTAGGTAGGACCTTAGACCTGGCAGAATGTGCTTTGTGGATGCCATGCCAAGGAGGCATGACTTTGCAACTTTCCCATAATCTGAACAATTTAATACCTCTGGGATCTAATGTGCCCACTAATCTTCCTATTATCAATGAGATTTTTAGTAGCCCCGAAGCAATACAGATTCCACATACAAATCCATTGGCAAGGATGAGGAATACTGCTGGTAGATGTATTCCACCAGAAGTAGTTGCTGTTCGTGTACCTCTTTTACACCTCTCAAATTTTACTAATGACTGGGCTGAACTGTCTGCTAGAAGTTATGCGGTGATGGTTCTGATTCTCCCGATGAATGGCTTAAGAAAGTGGCGTGATCATGAGTTAGAACTTGTGCAAGTTGTCGCAGATCAG GTTGCTGTCGCTCTTTCACATGCTGCAATTTTGGAAGAGTCCATGCGAGCCCATGATCAGCTCATGGAACAGAATATTGCTTTGGATGTAGCTCGACAAGAAGCAGAGATGGCCATCCGTGCACGTAACGACTTCCTTTCTGTGATGAACCATGAAATGCGAACACCTATGCATGCAGTTATTGCTCTGTGCTCTCTGCTTTTAGAAACAGACTTAACTCCAGAGCAGAGGGTTATGATCGAGACCATATTGAAGAGTAGCAATCTTCTTGCAGCACTGATCAATGATGTACTAGATCTTTCCAGGCTTGAAGATGGTGTTCTTGAACTAGAAAATGGAACGCTTAATCTTCATGGAATCTTAAGAGAG GCCATTAATTTGATAAAGCCAATTGCATCTTTGAAGAAATtatctataactcttgctttgGCTATGGATTTACCTATTCTTGCTGTGGGTGATGCAAAACGccttattcaaataattttaaatgtggCGGGAAATGCTGTGAAGTTCACTAAAGAAGGTCATATTTCAATTGAGGCTTCAGTTGCCAAACCAGAGTACGCGAGAGATTGTCATCCTCCTGAAATGTTCCCTATGCCAAGTGATGGCCAGTTTTATTTGCGCGTCCAG GTTCGAGATTCTGGTTGTGGCATTAGCCCACATGATATCCCCCTAGTATTCACCAAATTCTTAGAGGCACAAACTACGTCAAATCGAAGTACTGGAGGAGGGGAAGGTTTGGGGCTCGCCATTTGCAGACG ATTTATTCAACTTATGAAAGGCAACATTTGGATTGAAAGTGAGGGCCTAGGAAAGGGAACTACTGTCACGTTCGTAGTTAAACTCGGAGTCAGCAACCACCCAAATGCATTGCCTATGCTACCTGTGGCTCCTAGAGGCAGGTTGAACAAAGGTAGTGATGATCTTTTCAGGTATAGACAATTCCGTGGAGATGATGGTGGGATGTCTGTGAACGTTCAACGCTATCAAAGAAGTCTGTAA